From Edaphobacter lichenicola, the proteins below share one genomic window:
- the rnpA gene encoding ribonuclease P protein component — MNAKPNSIFRLRKHADYQRVYKASRKLFAKQMSYFFALRPLLGADGTPLRDADASSPRVGLTVGKVMGKAVDRNRIKRRMREAVRRNLATLNTPVDVILHPRRSVIDLDFPTLEREVATVFRTIQTVADRDPVRQPGRQPGDRSNKQNSAPSL, encoded by the coding sequence ATGAATGCCAAGCCAAATTCGATCTTCCGCCTGCGAAAACATGCAGACTACCAGCGCGTGTATAAGGCGAGCCGCAAGCTGTTTGCGAAGCAGATGAGCTATTTTTTTGCTCTTCGTCCACTGCTGGGGGCCGATGGAACTCCGCTGCGGGACGCTGATGCGTCGAGCCCGCGGGTGGGCCTGACGGTGGGGAAGGTGATGGGAAAGGCGGTTGACCGCAACCGCATCAAACGCCGCATGCGCGAAGCCGTTCGCAGGAACCTGGCGACGCTCAACACGCCGGTCGATGTGATTCTGCATCCGCGCCGCAGCGTGATCGATCTCGACTTTCCGACGCTGGAGCGCGAGGTTGCGACGGTGTTTCGGACCATTCAGACGGTGGCTGATCGAGACCCCGTCCGGCAGCCTGGTCGGCAGCCTGGGGATCGCTCCAACAAGCAGAACTCGGCGCCATCGCTCTAA
- the yidD gene encoding membrane protein insertion efficiency factor YidD, whose translation MAYGIYKGIVSPVLHAFSPSQCLYLPTCSEYAYVALVRFGVARGTWLALRRVGRCHPFAKGGLDPVPLRSADTAAAAPISTDHLS comes from the coding sequence GTGGCTTACGGGATTTACAAGGGCATCGTGTCGCCGGTGCTGCATGCCTTCAGCCCCAGCCAGTGCCTCTATCTTCCGACGTGCTCGGAGTATGCCTATGTTGCGCTGGTTCGGTTTGGTGTGGCGAGGGGGACGTGGCTGGCGCTGCGACGCGTCGGCAGGTGCCATCCGTTTGCGAAGGGCGGGCTGGATCCGGTGCCTCTGCGAAGCGCCGATACGGCCGCGGCCGCCCCTATTTCCACAGACCATTTATCATAG
- the yidC gene encoding membrane protein insertase YidC, whose protein sequence is MAEFKNPNQQGGGDNKSLLVMMLVLVTVFFGLQYFRAKNNPQTSSPNAGQSAAAVPGAPVPAQPALAAANPAVAATPATSASAVPAVQAPAEATTTVENELYRITFTNRGGQVASWILKKYKDSDGKPLNLVHTQAAQQFGYPLSLYTYDAALTASLSKALYVPSATGALAAPASLTFKYSDGATTVRKTFSFDETYVLHADVEVTQGDVPVRALINWPGGFGDQDNASAYAGAQLDYAQHAKEQHLAPKKVSGGETLNGPFDWAGTSDTYFAAIFLPDSPDTATVAMLHNQLDVAKTIRRTGLGAGAPAKGAIEVPVLGAALGDTSGRTQTRVYVGPKAVNILRGIHATGDTISLEPLLDFGFFGPIGKYLFLSLQFIHAHITSNWGWAIVLLTVLINLLILPLRVKTMQSGLKMQRIQPQMDAIKERYKKYKATDPKRNEMNVEIMKLQKDNGVNMFGGCIPTLIQMPLLFAFFSMLPKVVELRQAHWFWLPDLSSADPYHILPIVMIVSQFLVQFYTPSPGVDPQQQKMMAFMMPAVSGYMTWNYASGLALYWTIGNLISIIQQSVMNRTSLGREMREIAAKRARRKAGAPTTISGKR, encoded by the coding sequence TTGGCAGAGTTCAAAAACCCAAATCAACAGGGCGGCGGCGACAATAAATCGCTCCTGGTCATGATGCTCGTCCTGGTCACCGTCTTCTTTGGCCTGCAGTACTTTCGCGCGAAGAATAACCCGCAGACGAGCTCGCCCAACGCCGGCCAGAGTGCTGCTGCGGTTCCCGGCGCGCCGGTGCCTGCGCAGCCCGCGCTTGCTGCAGCCAATCCTGCCGTTGCGGCTACGCCTGCAACTTCGGCCTCGGCGGTTCCTGCGGTGCAGGCCCCTGCAGAGGCGACTACGACGGTCGAGAATGAACTCTACAGGATCACGTTCACCAATCGCGGCGGTCAGGTAGCGAGCTGGATTTTGAAGAAGTACAAGGACTCCGACGGCAAGCCGCTGAACCTGGTTCACACGCAGGCGGCGCAGCAGTTTGGATATCCGCTGTCGCTGTATACGTACGATGCGGCGTTGACGGCGAGCCTGAGTAAAGCGCTGTATGTGCCGTCGGCTACCGGGGCGCTTGCTGCTCCGGCGAGCCTGACATTCAAATACTCCGACGGCGCTACGACGGTGCGCAAGACGTTCTCCTTCGATGAGACCTATGTTCTGCATGCCGATGTCGAGGTTACGCAAGGTGACGTTCCGGTTCGCGCGTTGATCAACTGGCCGGGCGGGTTTGGCGATCAGGACAATGCGTCGGCGTATGCGGGGGCGCAGCTGGATTACGCACAACATGCCAAGGAGCAGCACCTGGCTCCGAAGAAGGTCTCGGGTGGCGAGACGCTCAATGGGCCGTTCGATTGGGCTGGCACCAGCGACACTTACTTCGCCGCGATCTTCCTGCCGGATTCGCCAGACACCGCGACCGTGGCGATGCTGCATAACCAGCTGGACGTGGCGAAGACGATTCGTCGTACCGGTCTTGGGGCTGGCGCGCCGGCCAAGGGAGCGATTGAGGTGCCGGTCCTCGGCGCTGCACTGGGTGATACCAGCGGCCGCACTCAGACTCGCGTGTATGTTGGCCCCAAGGCGGTGAACATTCTGCGCGGCATTCATGCCACCGGCGATACGATCTCGCTGGAGCCTCTGCTCGACTTTGGGTTCTTCGGCCCGATCGGAAAGTATCTCTTCCTCTCGCTACAGTTCATCCACGCCCACATTACTTCGAACTGGGGCTGGGCGATTGTACTGTTGACGGTCTTGATCAACCTGCTGATTCTGCCGCTGCGCGTGAAGACGATGCAGAGCGGCCTGAAGATGCAGCGCATTCAACCGCAGATGGACGCCATCAAGGAGCGCTACAAGAAGTACAAGGCGACCGACCCCAAGCGCAACGAGATGAACGTCGAGATCATGAAGCTGCAAAAGGATAACGGCGTCAACATGTTTGGCGGCTGTATTCCTACGCTGATCCAGATGCCTCTGCTCTTCGCGTTCTTCAGCATGCTGCCCAAGGTGGTGGAGCTACGCCAGGCGCACTGGTTCTGGCTGCCGGATCTTTCGAGCGCAGATCCGTACCACATCCTTCCGATCGTCATGATCGTGAGCCAGTTCCTGGTGCAGTTCTATACGCCGTCTCCCGGCGTCGATCCCCAGCAGCAGAAGATGATGGCGTTCATGATGCCAGCGGTCTCCGGGTACATGACCTGGAACTACGCCTCGGGCCTGGCCCTCTACTGGACTATCGGCAACCTGATCAGCATCATTCAGCAGTCGGTGATGAACCGCACCAGCCTTGGCCGAGAGATGCGCGAGATCGCAGCCAAACGCGCTCGCCGCAAGGCAGGAGCGCCTACGACCATCTCGGGAAAGCGGTAG
- a CDS encoding Jag family protein, with the protein MQSQILACNGHVQPNADAPAGAAPSALPGASAPDSSPVICVEFTGTDTPLLLARNGELLHAIEHLAAKILRLEPEEHDLIFFDAEGFKANRDRELQHSAETAIEQVRATGRPYSFPPMTSRERRMLHLALAKSGLPTASSGEGPGRFVVLYPEGPAAAQPLATADRTRAIRNSFRRR; encoded by the coding sequence TTGCAATCTCAAATTCTTGCCTGCAACGGCCACGTGCAACCCAACGCTGACGCTCCCGCCGGCGCGGCCCCCTCTGCCTTACCCGGCGCTTCTGCCCCCGACTCGTCCCCTGTAATCTGCGTCGAGTTTACCGGCACCGATACTCCCCTTCTTCTTGCCCGCAACGGCGAACTCCTCCACGCCATCGAGCATCTCGCCGCCAAGATTCTTCGGCTTGAACCCGAAGAGCACGACCTCATCTTCTTCGACGCGGAAGGTTTCAAAGCAAACCGCGACCGGGAGCTCCAGCACTCTGCCGAGACGGCCATCGAACAGGTTCGCGCCACGGGCAGGCCCTACTCCTTTCCTCCCATGACCTCGCGCGAGCGCCGCATGCTTCACCTTGCGCTGGCAAAGTCCGGCTTGCCGACGGCCTCCTCGGGCGAAGGCCCCGGGCGTTTTGTGGTTCTCTATCCGGAGGGCCCCGCAGCTGCGCAACCGCTTGCTACTGCCGACCGAACGCGCGCTATTCGCAACAGCTTTCGCCGGCGCTGA
- a CDS encoding SRPBCC family protein yields METIRLETWIDAPVERCFLLCLSVDLHLASAHSSREQAVEGVTTGLISEGETVTFRGRHLGVKLRHKSRIEVLRPYSYFRDAMVSGVFSHFEHEHHFAAMDDGTRLRDEIRFTAPWGAIGRLATKLLVKRHLSAFLLQRNAVIKQVAESNDWHRYLDGQSVTISVAPEGSSAKKRWEATSLLPRSQS; encoded by the coding sequence ATGGAAACAATTCGATTAGAAACCTGGATCGATGCACCGGTAGAACGGTGTTTTCTGCTTTGCCTGAGTGTTGATCTTCATCTCGCGTCGGCGCATTCCTCCCGAGAACAGGCAGTAGAAGGGGTCACGACCGGCCTGATCAGCGAGGGCGAGACGGTGACCTTTCGCGGCCGTCATCTCGGGGTGAAGCTGCGGCACAAGAGCCGCATCGAGGTTCTGCGGCCTTACTCGTACTTTCGCGATGCCATGGTCTCAGGCGTCTTCTCGCACTTCGAGCATGAACATCACTTCGCGGCGATGGATGATGGTACCCGGCTACGAGACGAGATTCGATTCACCGCTCCCTGGGGCGCGATAGGGCGTCTTGCGACCAAGCTTCTGGTGAAGCGTCACCTCAGCGCGTTCCTGTTGCAACGGAATGCGGTGATCAAACAGGTGGCAGAGTCCAACGACTGGCACCGCTATCTGGACGGTCAATCGGTGACCATCTCGGTCGCTCCCGAAGGAAGTTCGGCGAAGAAGAGATGGGAAGCAACCAGCCTGCTGCCTCGCTCCCAGAGTTAG
- a CDS encoding NADP-dependent oxidoreductase yields MRAVVLHEYGGPDKLKYEVVPDPVAGRGEVLVRVAAASVNPIDYKMRSGEMKKYLPLELPAILGRDLSGIVREVGQGVSGFAPGDKVMATATKTYAELVVVKATDLALIPEKLDLVHAAALPVVALAGEQLISRGTKIQTGQTVLVAGAVGGVGRSAVWTAKKAGAIVFAGVRKSQLKEAESLKADHVIALDDAAAMDKLGFIDAVADAVGGETANQLLAKVKQGGVFASVLGPPSDAKLHPTVRVEMIRSEPDAKTLRTLAEDVVAGRFSIPIDRMVPLEEAGQAQAAAAKGGIGKILLLA; encoded by the coding sequence ATGAGGGCTGTCGTCCTGCATGAGTATGGTGGACCGGATAAGTTGAAGTATGAAGTTGTTCCTGACCCTGTGGCCGGACGGGGTGAGGTGCTGGTGCGGGTCGCAGCGGCCAGTGTCAATCCGATCGACTACAAGATGCGCAGTGGAGAGATGAAGAAGTATCTTCCGCTGGAGCTGCCGGCGATCCTCGGGAGAGATCTCTCCGGGATCGTGCGCGAGGTCGGCCAAGGCGTGAGCGGCTTTGCGCCGGGTGACAAGGTGATGGCTACCGCGACAAAGACATACGCCGAGCTGGTGGTGGTCAAGGCGACAGATCTCGCGCTCATTCCGGAGAAGCTGGACCTCGTGCACGCGGCCGCACTCCCTGTGGTGGCCCTGGCCGGGGAGCAGTTGATTTCGCGCGGCACGAAGATTCAAACCGGCCAGACTGTACTGGTCGCGGGTGCTGTCGGCGGCGTTGGCCGTTCTGCGGTCTGGACCGCAAAGAAAGCCGGGGCTATTGTCTTCGCCGGGGTAAGGAAGTCGCAGCTAAAAGAGGCGGAGAGTTTGAAGGCCGACCACGTGATCGCGCTTGATGACGCGGCAGCGATGGACAAGCTCGGATTCATCGATGCGGTTGCGGACGCGGTTGGAGGTGAGACCGCAAACCAACTCCTGGCGAAGGTAAAGCAGGGAGGGGTCTTCGCCTCGGTACTTGGGCCCCCGTCGGACGCGAAGCTGCATCCCACCGTCAGGGTCGAGATGATTCGCTCCGAGCCAGACGCTAAAACACTGAGAACGCTGGCCGAAGACGTGGTCGCCGGACGATTTTCCATTCCAATCGACAGGATGGTGCCGCTTGAGGAGGCAGGGCAGGCACAAGCCGCAGCCGCAAAAGGTGGGATTGGAAAGATACTGTTACTGGCGTAA
- a CDS encoding SRPBCC family protein — protein MFTISDSIHINAPIERCFLLSTNIELVGKTLGMKPIEGKTRGMITPGDKLLWAGWKFGFPQMHETLITRYERPVFFQDTMGRGRFKRFQHDHHLFYIDGRTVLNDKIRFTLPLSWAGRLVARTILVPYLSRVLRRRLKLLKRIAESHEWRKYLPEEIEQTSAAS, from the coding sequence ATGTTTACGATTAGCGACAGTATTCATATCAATGCTCCGATCGAGAGATGTTTCCTGCTTTCGACCAACATTGAGTTGGTGGGAAAGACGTTGGGGATGAAGCCGATCGAAGGTAAGACCCGGGGAATGATTACCCCTGGAGACAAACTCCTGTGGGCAGGATGGAAGTTCGGTTTTCCCCAGATGCATGAGACCCTCATCACCCGGTACGAACGGCCCGTGTTCTTTCAGGACACCATGGGGCGAGGCCGCTTCAAGCGATTCCAGCACGACCATCACCTCTTCTATATTGATGGCCGAACGGTGCTGAACGACAAGATCCGTTTCACGCTTCCGCTTTCGTGGGCGGGAAGATTGGTAGCCCGCACGATTCTTGTGCCTTACCTCTCGCGGGTTCTGCGCCGCAGGCTGAAGCTGTTGAAAAGGATAGCCGAGAGTCATGAGTGGCGTAAGTATCTTCCGGAAGAGATCGAGCAGACCAGTGCTGCGTCGTAA
- the thrS gene encoding threonine--tRNA ligase produces the protein MIRIQLPDGSVREVSRGTTAYDVAMSISPRLAAAVVVARIRPLTPVTTGAAVEDETSEAAMYGAAESGERLVDLAVPLMEDVALELLKESDEAALKVVRHSAAHVMATAILELFPETKLGHGPATDSGFFYDVYRETPFSDEDLAAIETRMAEVVARDEKFLREEESREMGLKDYAEQGEFMKVHFIEKFTQPGDEISLYRNGKFVDFCRGPHVPSTGRVKAFKVTSVAGAYWLGDEKNQQLQRIYGTAFFNTKDLDAHFKRLEEIKARDHRVLGKQLDLFSIQEVAGSGLIFWHAKGGLIRKTMEDWMREECIRRGYDMVYTPHIMRRELWKISGHEGFYSQNMYPPMELDDAEYRLKPMNCPGHILIYKNSPKSYRDLPVRYAELGNVYRYERSGTMHGLLRVRGFTQDDAHIFCMPEQVVSEIEGCLDFAEAVLKTFGFNEYRVELSLHDPKKSGEFVGNPGDWEKAESALKNVLTKRSVAFKAIPGEGAFYGPKIDIKLVDVLGRLWQLSTVQFDFNLPARFQLEYKGEDGELHQPVMVHRALFGSVERFFGVLIEHYAGAFPLWLAPVQIGIVPISEKHVDYAAAVKAKLEAAGLRVELDQRNEKMNAKIREFTLQKVPFVLVMGDKEAATEAVSVRTRGKGDEGSVALADFIERAKALVASKSVAL, from the coding sequence ATGATCAGGATTCAGCTTCCGGACGGTTCAGTGCGCGAGGTTTCGCGCGGTACGACAGCGTATGACGTGGCGATGAGCATCTCGCCGCGGCTGGCTGCAGCGGTGGTGGTGGCGCGGATCCGTCCGCTGACGCCGGTGACTACGGGAGCCGCGGTGGAGGATGAGACCTCAGAGGCTGCGATGTATGGTGCTGCCGAGAGCGGCGAGCGGCTGGTGGATCTCGCGGTGCCACTGATGGAAGATGTGGCGCTCGAGCTACTGAAGGAGAGCGATGAGGCTGCACTGAAGGTGGTGCGTCACTCTGCCGCGCACGTGATGGCGACGGCGATCCTCGAACTCTTTCCCGAGACCAAACTGGGCCATGGGCCGGCGACCGACTCGGGCTTCTTCTATGACGTCTACCGTGAGACGCCGTTCAGCGATGAGGACCTCGCCGCGATCGAGACACGCATGGCTGAGGTTGTCGCACGGGATGAGAAGTTCCTGCGTGAGGAAGAGTCGCGCGAGATGGGATTGAAGGACTACGCCGAGCAGGGCGAGTTCATGAAGGTCCACTTCATCGAGAAGTTCACACAGCCGGGCGATGAGATATCGCTTTATCGCAATGGGAAGTTTGTGGACTTCTGTCGCGGGCCTCATGTGCCTTCAACGGGGCGAGTCAAGGCGTTCAAGGTGACGTCGGTCGCTGGTGCTTACTGGCTCGGCGATGAGAAAAATCAGCAGCTGCAGCGGATCTACGGCACAGCGTTCTTCAACACGAAGGACCTCGACGCGCACTTCAAGCGGCTGGAGGAGATCAAGGCTCGCGACCACCGCGTGCTGGGCAAGCAGCTCGATCTGTTTTCCATCCAGGAGGTCGCGGGATCGGGGTTGATCTTCTGGCATGCGAAGGGCGGGCTCATTCGCAAGACGATGGAAGACTGGATGCGCGAAGAATGTATCCGTCGCGGTTACGATATGGTCTACACGCCACACATCATGCGGCGGGAGCTTTGGAAGATCTCCGGGCATGAGGGTTTTTATTCGCAGAATATGTATCCGCCGATGGAGCTTGACGACGCGGAGTACCGGTTGAAGCCGATGAACTGCCCCGGCCATATTCTCATCTACAAGAACTCCCCCAAGAGCTATCGCGACCTGCCTGTGCGTTACGCGGAGCTGGGAAATGTGTATCGCTACGAACGCAGCGGAACCATGCACGGACTGCTGCGCGTGCGTGGCTTTACGCAGGACGATGCGCACATCTTCTGCATGCCGGAGCAGGTCGTCAGCGAGATCGAAGGGTGCCTCGACTTCGCCGAAGCGGTGCTGAAGACCTTCGGGTTTAACGAGTACCGCGTCGAGCTCTCGCTGCACGATCCGAAGAAGTCAGGCGAGTTTGTCGGCAACCCTGGCGACTGGGAGAAAGCCGAGTCCGCCCTCAAGAATGTGCTGACCAAACGCAGCGTCGCGTTTAAGGCCATTCCCGGAGAGGGCGCGTTCTACGGCCCGAAGATCGATATCAAGCTCGTGGACGTCCTGGGACGGCTGTGGCAACTGTCGACGGTACAGTTCGACTTCAATCTGCCTGCGCGTTTTCAGTTGGAGTACAAGGGCGAGGACGGGGAGCTGCATCAACCCGTGATGGTGCATCGTGCGCTCTTCGGTTCGGTGGAGCGTTTCTTCGGTGTGCTGATCGAGCACTACGCCGGCGCTTTTCCGTTGTGGCTCGCGCCGGTGCAGATCGGCATCGTACCCATCTCGGAGAAGCATGTGGACTACGCCGCTGCGGTCAAGGCGAAGCTTGAGGCTGCGGGGCTGCGCGTCGAACTCGACCAGCGAAATGAAAAGATGAACGCGAAGATCCGCGAGTTCACCCTGCAGAAGGTTCCGTTTGTGCTGGTGATGGGCGACAAGGAAGCGGCGACGGAAGCAGTCAGTGTAAGGACTCGCGGAAAGGGCGATGAGGGCAGTGTCGCACTCGCCGACTTTATCGAACGAGCCAAAGCATTGGTCGCTTCCAAATCAGTTGCACTTTGA
- a CDS encoding FMN-dependent NADH-azoreductase translates to MATLLKIDVSPRGDSSISRQLGSRFATEWQSNHVGGEIVTRDLATTKIPYVDLPWIAGAFSAPDQHTAEHKAALKISDELIGELLSADEVLITTPMYNFSTPAILKAWIDHIVRLNKTFSFGPEGLKGLAAGKKVTIIIASGSEYTAGSPLESYNIEGPYFRVIFGFIGITDLTIVHAGGTNKVAQGEVTAPVFVEKFIHEVDLAAAK, encoded by the coding sequence ATGGCAACCCTACTAAAGATCGACGTCAGCCCGCGCGGTGACTCTTCCATCTCGCGCCAGCTCGGCAGCCGCTTCGCCACCGAGTGGCAGTCCAACCATGTAGGCGGCGAGATCGTTACCCGCGACCTGGCCACCACCAAGATCCCCTACGTCGACCTGCCGTGGATCGCCGGAGCCTTCTCCGCTCCCGACCAGCACACTGCCGAGCACAAAGCCGCCCTCAAGATCTCCGACGAGTTGATTGGCGAGCTCCTCAGCGCCGACGAGGTCCTCATCACAACCCCGATGTATAACTTCAGCACTCCGGCCATACTCAAGGCCTGGATCGACCACATCGTCCGCCTCAACAAGACCTTCTCCTTTGGACCGGAGGGACTCAAGGGTCTCGCAGCCGGCAAAAAGGTCACAATCATCATCGCCAGCGGCAGCGAATACACCGCAGGCTCGCCGCTCGAGTCCTACAACATTGAAGGCCCCTACTTCCGCGTGATCTTCGGCTTCATCGGCATCACCGACCTCACCATCGTCCATGCCGGCGGCACCAACAAGGTCGCCCAGGGCGAAGTCACCGCACCGGTCTTTGTTGAGAAGTTCATCCACGAGGTCGATCTCGCGGCCGCCAAATAA
- a CDS encoding bifunctional folylpolyglutamate synthase/dihydrofolate synthase: MSYTAAVDHLYALGQELAPSTPSTPRRKFDLAHMRVLAAALGNPQTAFPSILIAGTNGKGSTAATLSSIFTAAGYRTGLYTSPHLVRVNERIQIDGQQIPDEDFARLYFQVDETARHLVEAGDLPYPPSFFEVLTAVGFLYFAGESATHAEKTPVDIAVLEVGLGGRLDATNIVDPLLSILTDIALDHQDYLGNTIAEITREKAGILRPNGTLITLPQHPEANQAIGEAAATLNLRAINAAAYIPTNVPGQTAGVPRHPGTAGQEAGPLPANHYILTLDGETLEVDSPLSGHHQQRNIALAIAAAAELRNYKGYKLSEIRQISNQNGYKITNTHIETGIRNTHWPGRLELFTFPEGPQLLLDVAHNPAGAWTLRAAIAQLPEAQPRTLLFSCLRDKDLKEMGQILFPLFDASSTDPERRKDHIVFAPIDNPRAAHIEDLLAAAHALDIPAHAAPHLAAALAQARALTPSEGLIIATGSVYLVGEIRRLAGEL, encoded by the coding sequence ATGTCCTACACGGCAGCGGTCGACCATCTCTATGCTTTGGGCCAGGAACTTGCCCCCTCAACGCCCAGTACCCCTCGCCGGAAGTTTGACCTCGCCCACATGCGGGTCCTCGCCGCTGCCCTGGGCAACCCGCAGACCGCCTTCCCCTCGATTCTGATTGCCGGAACCAACGGTAAAGGCTCCACGGCCGCCACTCTCAGCAGCATCTTCACCGCCGCAGGCTACCGCACCGGCCTCTACACCTCGCCCCACCTGGTCCGCGTCAACGAGCGAATCCAGATCGACGGGCAACAGATCCCCGACGAGGACTTCGCCCGCCTCTACTTTCAAGTCGACGAGACCGCCCGCCATCTCGTCGAGGCCGGCGACCTGCCCTACCCGCCCAGCTTCTTTGAGGTTCTCACCGCGGTAGGCTTTCTCTACTTCGCGGGAGAGAGCGCAACCCACGCGGAAAAGACCCCGGTAGACATCGCCGTCCTTGAAGTAGGCCTGGGGGGTCGTCTCGACGCCACCAACATCGTCGACCCGCTCCTCTCCATCCTCACCGACATCGCGCTCGACCATCAGGATTACCTCGGCAACACCATCGCCGAGATCACCCGCGAAAAAGCCGGCATCTTGCGCCCCAACGGCACGCTCATCACGCTGCCCCAACACCCCGAAGCCAATCAGGCCATCGGCGAGGCTGCGGCCACGCTCAATCTCCGCGCCATCAACGCCGCCGCCTACATCCCCACCAACGTACCTGGCCAGACTGCCGGTGTTCCACGACATCCCGGAACCGCTGGCCAAGAAGCAGGGCCGCTCCCTGCAAATCACTACATCCTCACCCTCGATGGGGAGACGCTCGAAGTGGATTCGCCCCTGTCCGGACATCATCAGCAACGCAATATTGCCTTGGCAATCGCCGCTGCGGCGGAGTTACGTAACTATAAAGGTTACAAACTATCCGAAATCCGGCAAATAAGCAACCAAAACGGTTACAAAATAACCAACACGCATATTGAAACGGGAATCCGCAACACGCACTGGCCCGGCCGCCTCGAACTCTTTACCTTCCCCGAAGGCCCGCAGCTCCTGTTGGACGTAGCGCACAACCCGGCCGGGGCCTGGACGCTCCGGGCAGCCATCGCGCAGCTTCCCGAAGCCCAGCCTCGCACCCTCCTCTTCAGCTGCCTCCGCGATAAGGATCTCAAAGAGATGGGCCAGATCCTCTTTCCGCTCTTCGACGCCTCCTCGACCGATCCCGAACGCCGCAAAGACCACATTGTCTTCGCCCCCATCGACAACCCGCGAGCCGCCCATATCGAAGATCTCCTGGCCGCCGCTCATGCTCTAGATATCCCTGCCCACGCCGCCCCTCACCTGGCCGCCGCTCTCGCCCAGGCCCGTGCCTTGACGCCGTCCGAAGGCCTCATCATCGCCACCGGCTCCGTCTATTTAGTGGGCGAGATCCGCCGTCTAGCCGGAGAGCTATGA
- a CDS encoding lysophospholipid acyltransferase family protein: MNDSPLADNVAHKNVDGKSESSEVAASAEPKPSAQSILSVEEPDLPASAFPSKQPPFALRWLSYLLLIPLVGLATAGYGCISLLAGLWDKSGRQQHAIAHLWARTLLLISLSPVKIIGREKLHEHETAVYTSNHLSYMDTPVLFAKLPFQFRILAKQSLWKIPFIGWYLNRSGQVPVDSNSPRSLIASLNRGVATLKHGLPLVLFPEGGRAATGQLQTMMSGCAYMAIKAQVPLVPLTLIGTYELLPIHVYALHPRPIFIVVGDPIPTTGLNARDADALTRRLYESISATYAQYSASN; this comes from the coding sequence ATGAACGACTCCCCTTTAGCGGACAACGTGGCGCATAAGAACGTGGACGGCAAAAGCGAGAGCAGCGAAGTCGCAGCATCTGCCGAACCCAAGCCATCGGCCCAATCCATCCTTTCTGTGGAGGAGCCGGATCTTCCCGCCTCTGCCTTTCCCTCGAAGCAGCCGCCCTTCGCCCTGCGCTGGCTGTCGTATCTTCTTCTGATCCCCCTCGTGGGCCTGGCTACCGCGGGCTACGGCTGTATCTCCCTCCTCGCGGGTCTATGGGACAAGTCCGGCCGCCAGCAGCACGCCATCGCTCACCTGTGGGCGCGCACCCTCCTCCTTATCAGCCTCTCTCCCGTCAAGATCATCGGCCGCGAGAAGCTCCACGAGCATGAGACAGCCGTCTACACCTCCAACCACCTCAGCTATATGGACACGCCTGTCCTCTTCGCGAAGCTCCCCTTCCAGTTCCGCATTCTGGCCAAGCAGTCCCTTTGGAAGATCCCCTTCATCGGGTGGTACCTCAACCGCTCCGGCCAGGTTCCGGTTGACTCGAACAGCCCCCGCTCGCTGATTGCCAGCCTCAACCGCGGCGTCGCCACGCTCAAGCACGGCCTGCCCCTCGTCCTCTTTCCCGAGGGTGGCCGCGCAGCCACCGGCCAACTTCAGACCATGATGTCTGGCTGTGCCTACATGGCCATCAAGGCCCAGGTCCCCCTGGTTCCCCTCACTCTCATCGGGACCTATGAGCTTCTTCCCATCCACGTCTACGCGCTGCACCCCAGGCCCATCTTCATCGTCGTAGGCGATCCGATCCCTACGACTGGCCTCAATGCTCGCGACGCCGATGCGCTTACCCGGCGGCTCTACGAATCCATCTCCGCCACCTACGCTCAATACTCCGCCAGCAACTGA